GAAGAATTCTATAAACTTCCCACTCCCGACCGCTAATCATGTGTCTCCCTATCTCCACCTGTGAGAAGAACAAGGCAAAAAATGGAATTCAgcatcacattttatattttttaggatATCGTACCCTATGAAACAGTATATGAATGGGTTAGAGCTAGTACCGAAAAGATGCTTGTGTTGAGCATCTTGAGAGCAAGAGTGACATCATAAAATACAAGTGGACGACCCCTGCCAGACAATTCTACAGGGTTAGCTACCACCAGCTCGGTGTCAGGGCCCCGGCTCACCACAGACACTCTAAGAGGACGCAAGAGCTCCATTCTTAGGCGAGAGCACAATGAATTTTGCTTGTTGGGATCAATAATCTTTTTCTCGTCTGCTTGCCTTACGAATAATTCTACTTCACAACTTCGTTTTGAGTTCACAAAGAATCGTCCATAAGAAACCTGGCACAAATTTTACATTAAATCCTCATTCAAATTATATGAGAATTGAGAAATAACATAACTTCCTAAGTTGTTCCTTCCGGGTTGTcccaccaataaaaaaaaaatgcttcacAAAGCCACAAAGaacataaatgatataaagTTCTTCATAATATTTGCTTATAATTTACCTGAATGTTGTAATCCTTTAGGGTTCTCATGATATCATAAACAAGACCTTTGTGATCCTGACAGTGGATTTGAACAAGTGTGTGGGAGGGACTGAGGGTGTTATCCATTGTCACAGATATAGGGTTGGAGGCAATAGATCCACTTGGGCGTCCGTTGGGAAGCTCTAAACTGAACATATCCCCAGTGATTGCAGAGGGAAGAAATGGAGAACCCTGTGAGCATGCAGTAACTTCTGGGCCAACTAATTCAATCTCGCAACTCATAATGGTATCCCTTAATGCAACTCTCAAATGATGGATTGTTTCCTCCTGCCTCTTTTTGGTATGAAGAAGTTCCCTGATGAAAAAGAACAATCGGATAAACTactttcaaggaaaaaaaagccATAAATGTTTTTGAATAAAAACCTCCTACTCTCACAGACAATAATCAATGCCTCACAGAGAGACACACACATCAGTTGCTGCCACATACAGAGACTTATACCTAGATTCTGCATATCACTTGAAACCAGCACAGGCACCTTCTCTCTAAAAGTAAAAATGTTTGTGGAATTTTCAAGAACATGGAAGAACTGAAAAGAAACTAAAGGATTCGTACATCCAGTTAAAAAAGGCTACCGACCATAGAGCTCCATCAGTATGAACCATAATTAGccaaaaatcaatttttgacctatttataaaagaaaattttactaaatataaatagaaatgtCATTAGTACAGAAAAACatggattcttttttattttcaaatagcATGAGTCAATACCTATGAATTCATACCAGTCAAATCAATAGGGTTTTAAGTAATGAAAGATGAGAGAATGAATTAAACTTCTTCTATACAAATTTCTGCTATCCAAAGGAAAGATTATTGGCAGAAATTGCAGGACGGTATCAAGTGTGTCAGATATGACGGTGCTATAGAAGCAAGCACAAGAAATATGGAATCTCCGAACATGGTTgtcaaaagtttaaaaaaatatatataaaaaaaaaaagtaaaaagaaaatatcgcAAGATGTAAAATGGAGAAGCAATGCAGATGGAAGCAGAAATACAAATGGAGGTAATGGGAAAAATTGAAGGAGAGATGCAGCATCATCATTAAGGCAAAAGCAAGGATGACAAACCTGGTATCTGTCACAAAAAAGAGGTCCATAACTCTCCCATCCGGAGTAGTGGATACCTTCACTCTCTTTATAGTTAGTTCCAGCTCGCAGAGAACCTCAGTTACATCTATAGAGGAAAGgtataaaaagttaaaagtcaAATAGGGGAAGGAAaggatctatttttttcttcttcagaatgaaaacaaaaagcaGACATTTTTCCCTTTATGCTAATTTTAATGTTAAAGTAACAAGTGATGCACTACatactaataattttatttaccttCAAATCCTACCACTTTTGTTTCCATAACgtaatttttattaatccaGTAAATTTAACAACGATTTTTCTCCATTTCCTCCTGCAGGGTTCCaaacccaaaccaaaccaaTTCCGGCAATTTCATTCAATTAATGCCTATGTAGCGCTATGCACATCAACAAGTGTAGACAATGATGAAGCCATCACTTTTGTTTATCATtgcaaaaaaaatgatgatCAACATCCCTCTTAAGCAATTATCATCaccattaattttttcaattaattcaaTATGTGCTACATATCCTTTTTCCAATGGGGAGTTTCAAAGCAGGCACGAAAGTTTCCACAACAACAAACATACCATGCAATAGACCCTTCCTATCATAGCAACACCAGAATTTCAAGAGGAACACGTCTGGTTGCTTGGGTTGCTGGTTTTCCGGCCGGAAATAGGATATCCCTGATGTCGACAAATATGAAGGACACACCTCCAACAGTCTCTTCTTCAACAAGGCCCACCTTGTTGTTGGTCTCCCCATCACCCAGAACACAATGTAGCACCATTTTCCATCCGTCGAAGCATCTTCTCCGCAACAACAGCAAGCAAAAATAGATGCACAATCACCAATATATTCgtcaacaaaattaaagaagacATTTAGAAATCTAAACGACTATCAGATTCTTTAGAATCTAATATCCAAAGAGAACGCGCGGAAAATTACACTTTTTGTTCCGCCTCGAATCTTAGATTTCAACCCGGGATCtcaatgaaaaaaacaaaaaataaataaagaagaagaatcacAATCGCCCATCGACGCTTGTCGAGAAAATCAGAACCCAGAGCAGAATTTCCAGGAAGACGGTAGGGAAAAAACGATTAAATCACAATGATCCGTCATTTATTTGGCTACAGatcccacacacacacacagcctATAACCCTTACCTCCTCGAGAAATGCTAAGGCCGAAGAGCAATATAATCCTGCACAAATCACACCCCAATCCAGTCTTGTCCGGACAATTCACAGTAATGACAGTGGGATCTCCCGCCTTCTCCGCCAGCCTAATCTCCACCACGTCTTCGTACAGAACGCCCATTCCAACTCCTCCTCCTCCGATTTCGCTTTATTCCTTTCTCTTCCGGCCCTCGATTCCTTTAGTCTTGTTTCGATTCAGACCCGGGTGGGACTGTTGTTAatcctctctctcactttcGGGTATTGTTGTAGATTCCGCCAAGAGAAGCCCGAGGAAACAAGGAAATAAACAGACAAACATGGAAACGCCAGAACAGATTGAAGGGTTTTGCCCCACCCGTTTTATTGGtgcttttttcctctttctttttcgttctcttttcctttttccggTATTTCGAGAATTTCTCGGGTTTCCTTTTTCGCTAAAGGAGGAGATTATGGGAATTGAAAGTCCTGAACGCTGTGATCTGGTGGATTCGGTATTAACTGAGATCGATGagctttttgttttcattggaTTCGGGTCATTGGCCCAAAAAGTAAGTTTCTTTTTATCTTCAAATcgagttaaaagttaaataaattattattaaaatatatttttttagtattatttttttaaaaattaaattatttattttattttatataaaaatttaataaaattataatgattttatgagatgagaataattatgaaaacaaacgagaatttaattaaaaatatatattagttataaatatatttattgtcaCACTAAATACATCATTTATAAgattattagttaaattttttataactataataaataaatattatgcttgcaaatggatttataaataataaaaggaatTGTTCAAATGCTTATATTGGAAAAGGATCTTTTGCCATAATGATTCTTCCATAATTATTTGAtgatcctttatatatatatatacacatatacacatTAAGGAACGGTTCCGAGTGCATTAGTCTCGGAGTGTACataatataatgatttaaatagaaataaataaaaaatttagtgaCTTATTtgtctggaaaaaaaaatacaaagttaaagaaagataaaaaattaatattaaaaaataaatataaacttcAACAAAGTATAAACATTGGTCtgcatccatattggattatctatttactctctatatgataataaaatattattaattttataattttaatctttatcacattttatagttatactaattaaaatattaataataattatattataatcaaattaataatattcaatattaatattaataataattatattctattaaggatcttttggtaaaatataattcttcattaaattctacaagagagctacacgtcaaatggtcaatgGTCAATGGTCTTAAGGACTTTTTGGTAAAATaagatctttcattaaattctataagggaTCTATACATCAATGGTTAAAAATTTTAAGGGTCTTTTAGTAAAACATGACTTAACGGACTTaacggaaaaataataaaagttaatggaaaaaaaaatactattcataattagacagtcacttattataatagagtagatatattATAATGTTGGAAACTCTTGCTGATCTGTTTCCTAAAGTGTATACTAATTTCGGCCCAAATTgatgtctttcttttttccaagtTTGCAGAAAGGGAACGAAATATCGAAAATCATGGCATGTTGTCTTTTGTGCAACATTGGTCACAACATTTTAACCCCTCTTCCTAAAAGAGATCATGTCCCATTGTAGGCAATTGTTTCTGTTTGAGATGTGAAACAAGCCAAatcaattataattaaatattcaagCTTCCATTATGGGATTGAGAATTTTAATCCAACTATTTTGgcaacaatatcatcaacaagtACAAGGACTCGTTTGAATAAtgagacaaaataattttagatgaattgaaataattttagatgagttgaataaaatattgttatactattattattattttaagatttaaaaaaattaaattatttattatatttaatgtaaaaatttaagatatttataatgatgagatgagatagtttttatatccaaaccagCCAATAGGATTTGCTCTTTTTAATTGGTaaccattttgaaaaattaaagataatttgCTCTTTTCTGATTTTTTGGACAAGTTTTAAAAGGccgtaattttatattttttaagagtaaagggatagattataatatttcaataaattGTGAGATATTGACAGAATTGGAAGTTTGGAAAGACATTGAAGACAACAAAATAGGATTGGTACgtgcattaaaaaatatatatatatatataattataagcgATTcggtatattaatatatacattcatttaatataattggtcagaaagtagattttattaaaaataatattaatttaaatttaaaagataaaaataataatattaatatacagattGATATGTAAATTTactagtaaataataaaattaaaaaaaaaattcaaaatacgACTAAGTAATTATACCGCCTTGGAGTAGATAATGACATTATTTACTGTGGAAGTGGGGCCCAAGTGCTGGAGATATTTTTGTAGCTGAATGGTAGTTTTCGTTCGCGTGTTTATTCAAATCGATAGTGACATTGATGTTACAAAAATCAACATTGATAAGTCATacaaattttcttataaaaatgtgCACTGTCAATGATGCTACAACTCCTTATAGGTACCAAATTTATGATCTCTATGGATTGCATTTGACCTATGGAGGTAAAATTtacagataaatatttttgtcacaaattaattatacaaaaataaatttataaattaatatgaattgatatgtatgtcaaattataaaattatttttattataaaataaatttcataaatttcataaaactacgtcaagttataaatttatttttatttctgtttacGTAATATGTTTCAAATCTATAAAGTCCATATACGTAACTGTGCAAGTTCATATTCATACCAACGTCCTTCTCCTCCTGCATGACCCAAAgaataagagtaatgatatggGAAATGCTTCTCCCACAGAAGGTCACcgattgcaatttttttttttttacttaattgttaagtaattattttaaaataaatttttattttttaaaaatatttaatgaatttaaaaaaatgtttaaaaaaaaaagaaaaaatattttttttttttttgcttatttcGGTAGACTCCCTGCGTGGAAACACCGGCCGTCTGCAGAAATAGCACCGTCctaatcatatatatacaatattttttataatacatataaaataaagatatatttataaaatgatattatttttatataattgtctgttcatcatttttatttgaacaaAGCCCACCATCAACTGCCACGGTCGGTCGATCAATTTGAAGTGAGTTTCAGCCAGAGGCACCGAAAAAGTGACTAATTTAAGTTATTAAatagtctattttatttatttatttatttatttatttttttaatcattataaatattttaaaaaaaataaaaaaattcataatatcgttaaaaatatttttttaattattaaataaaaaaaaatcattcgggaacccctttttttttccggAATTCGGTACCCATTTGGAGTAGCCTCTGAGCATCCGTACAGTCGCCACCCAGAAAGCCCAGAAACGAGCACAATCCCACGTAATTGATTGCCTATGACTCCTATGACAGGTTGATGCCGCGCTATATGTATAAACTAGAGCTCCACGTGTTCTTCTCTTGCTAAGCTGAGTTCCACGTGTTAAATAGCTAAGACTTGGTCTGCATGGAACCGCCGCCGTCTTGTCGGCAAAAACTGTTCATACCCTCTCGAAGATCTTAGAGAAGTCTACGAGCAAGAGCGCTAatcaactagctagctaggtagccGAGGAAGATGAACGGGCAAGGTTCAACTCTAACGTGCACGGTGTGTGTCGCAGTTCTAACCTGCGCTCTGACACTCTCTGTAGCTCTCCACGATACCCCGCAAAACTCAAACATATTCCAAGTCACGGCCAGAAAATTCTTGGATAACGATTTGCTGGGCACCGAGAGGAACTTCGAGGTTTTCATGGAGACGTACGGGAAGAGGTATGCTACGAGGGAGGAGTATCTGCACCGCCTTGGGATATTCGGCAAGAACATGATCAGGGCCGCCCAGCACCAGGCGCTCGATCCCACTGCTGTCCACGGGGTCACGCCGTTCTCCGACCTATCCGAGGAGGAGTTCGAGCGGTTGTACACCGGAGTTAGAGGCGGGCCCCAGATTACCGTGGTTAGGGAGAGTGTATCTTTGCCGGAGGAGGCCGAGGTTCGCGGTTTGCCGGAGAGCTTTGATTGGAGGGAGAAGGGAGCTGTTACTGAGGTCAAGTTGCAggtaaattaaattattagttgTAGTGTGACTATTACAATATCAACGTCGTCGTTGTTATTGTTatcatgattattattattattattatgtttgcTTGTTACTTGCATGGTGATCAACTCGAAGTCAACCTCCAACTGATGGATGAGCTTTATTTTTCGTATTCGAACAAAATTGAAGCTTGATTGTATACTTCTCCCCTTACTGCAGGGTTTGTGTGGATCATGCTGGGCTTTCAGCACAACAGGAGCTGTGGAAGGAGCCAATTTCATAGCAACCGGGAAGCTTCTCAATCTCAGTGAACAACAGCTTGTTGATTGCGACCACACGGTTAGCTACTACATCTCTCACCCATAATTCTTCTTAGAATAAAACTACTAATTGACCGTTCTATTTAACCGTTGgttaaattatttctaaaaaaataacttttaagtgtattgatatatttttttattttttaaaattatttaaatgtattaaaaaaatattagaaaaaaactATTGGCATGCCGCCCAGTAAAACCGAGACGGCATAATAGTTCCACTCTTCTTCTTATTTAGCTTGGAATATGAACCACATGGAGTTCATGTTTCTCCTTGTTTTTTTATTGACCAATACTTCTAAATAATATTGCATGGATTCAgaagcattatatatatatatatatgttgcataCAAAAGctcaaacttatatatattttttattccaaatgaATGTTTTTGAAGTGCGATGCAACGGAGAAGACTGCATGTGACAATGGATGCAGAGGAGGCCTGATGACGAATGCATACAAATATTTGATGGAGGCAGGAGGGTTAGAGGAGGAGACTTCATACCCCTATACCGGGAAACGGGGTGAATGCATGTTTAAGTCAGAGAAAATAGCCGTCAAAGTTGTCAATTTCACCACCATCCCCGTTGATGAGAATCAAATTGCAGCATACCTAGTCAACGACGGTCCTCTTGCAGGTAATCTTTCATGAGCTAGCTCAGACAAATTAAAGTTTAATAATCTCTCATGGAAGATAGGCGTATTTTAATCCTAAAAATACTGATCAAAACTTGATCCCTGAATTAATTATGCAGTTGGGTTGAATGCGGTGTTCATGCAAACGTACATTGGCGGTGTCTCTTGCCCACTTATTTGTGGCAAGAAATGGGTGAATCACGGTGTATTACTCGTGGGGTATGGTGCAAAGGGATTCTCCATTCTCAGATTCGGTAACAGACCGTATTGGATCATCAAGAATTCTTGGGGCAAGAAATGGGGCGAAAATGGCTATTATCGCCTTTGCCGGGGCCATGGTATGTGTGGAATGAACACAATGGTCTCAGCAGTGGCCACTCAAGTTTCCTAAAACAAGCTTTCTATATATACACTAGTACGCGCGCGTACTCCTCCTTGCTCCTTATTGGAAGGTTAAGAAtaagtataaataattatatgtactGCATAGAAGTCATGTTCTGCAAATGCATGaatttgttaatattactttttgagtaatgatatatgtacaatatattgtacaacatattatataataatattataaaatgagagtatttttataaaatgatattacttttttagactttttataaaaatatccctcgTTTCAaacatagttatataaaatattataaaaaatattgtgtaaatcattttcacTTCTGAACAAATGGGGAAAGAACCAACAGCTTGATTTGTATTATGTAGGGGACATATTTTTAGATGAAACAAAACGAATTTTAGGATTGAATAAACTAAATACTCATAAGAGACGATCACCTATTCGTTCAGTTTACGCATGATCTGCATCACATGAGATGACGTAGCAACGCTGCAACATGTTCCATGCATGGCAGTCCATagatttaaaggaaaaaaacaaaaaaaaaaaaaaaacaaaaaagagtccGACCTGCCGGATTCGAACCAGCGACCTAAGGATGTCTTTCAGGTTTAGACCCACTACAGTCCTCCGCTCTACCAACTGAGCTAAGGTCGGTTTGCAAACAaatgcaattatttttataatatcatttttcagtCTATGCCCATCATAGATAACTATCTATTTTTTCGGGACCCACTGGTCTCCCCTTTGATTAGTAAAAACAATTCTCTTATctataaaaggaaaatggaattatgaaaaaaatatattaaaaatttgaattgtgaTGATAAATTTGTTGACCTTTTTCTAATTGGACACATAAAAAAAACACCACATGCATTATATAGTTTATGGCCCGAGTTTGACGATGTTGTTGCAGTTTCTGTGTTCTTACAGATGTTTCAGATCAAATAGCTCGTTTGGTTTTGTTCTTACACAAGAAAAAGACTAtctctatttcattttatttcatataattattataatttttttaaatttatacataaaatataataaataatttaatttttttacatatcaaaataaaaataatattaaaaatttatattataataatattttatttaatttttaataaaacatttcacCTTGTCTAATCTAAACTTACGTAATCAAACGAGTCAATATCAGGAAACGGAAACGAAGAGTtaaaattttccttctttttggaACCGTAAAAATTTACccattttaatgaaatcttcaAGTTATGCATTAAAGGACGTCTCTTGTCGGCGGGTAACTCTCAAGTGACCAAATTACCCTCgtacattttttcaatttgcatTTGGTGGTGGTAGGTTGAGGTATTTCTGTCATTCCGCTCTTACAAAGCCTACGGGCCTATCTATCCAAATGCACATCCACGTCAGGAGCGTAGACATTAACTGTGGGGAACACAGAAATGTAAAGAAACGGGACGCGAAGAAAACAATAAACTTGCAGAGAAAAAACCAGTTGTTCTAAATCCTCTGTTGCCTATTATTACCCACATACGTTTATTAAATATCTGTTAGTTGCTTCCTCTTCTCTcccttcctctcctctccctctgTATATCAATCTCTGGAATTATCAAGTGGCTCTGTACCATGTGTACAACGAGGTATGACCTTACtgtttcattcttttttcttatttatttatttatttttcatttgttgcTTCACCAGTAAAAGGCTTCTGTATAAATCGGATATGGGTTCGTTTTACTTTTGCTATTAAGGTCTAATGCATTGCGAAATTTGGGAGCTTACCTTTTCTTTTGGGGGATGGGGGGTTGAATCTGTAGTGGGGAACCGTTGTACTTTTCTTTCGACGGGCTTCGACTCATAATATTCTTCAATCCGTTGTGCAATAAATTTCctgacattttgaatggaatctCGTAGGAGCGTGAGTGGTTTCTGCAGAATCTTTAGCTCAGAGATTTGTGCTGTATAActgccttttcattttcttcttcttttttttttttttttttttgggggggggggggggtgtgggggGGAGTATGTTGTATGGATAGCTCATAGCATGCAGTTCTTCATCTATTTATTTGGTTTCACCTGATCtatgcatgtatgcatttaATGTGGAAATTGTAGGCGTGTGGGGGTGAAATTTTCACCGTTTATTGAGCGGTCTGTGTTGAACAAGAGATGATTTTCAAGCTTTGATGCTTGTCAAAGTTGGGTGTTTTATGTTCCTTTTGATCTGTCTGTGGCAGCGGATCGTGTTAAAATACATGGGCTATTCCATATAGAGACAGCCTTTTCTTGGGTATTCTTGGGGTTAACGAATGTCTTTCTAGCCACCTGTGAACCCGGTGGGctgcctgtgtttttttttctgattttctaAAGGGTTTATTGGGGGAGTTGTGAAAGGTATCTTcagaataaattttatgtatgcAAAACAAGGAAATTGGTTCTTGCAGTTGAATGTGGTGACAGTTGATAGTAGTTTACGCATTTAAATTAATGCTCACATACTTCGAAGTGAAGAGAATGGAGGACATGGTACCTTTGGAATTAACTGGAATATGTTTCTTAAAAAAACTGAAGTCATATCTAGATTGCCTCGTAAAGTTGCATTGGTATGCAATATCAGAAATATTGTTTAAAGATTTAAGCCTTGCACATGGCCTTGTGGTGAGGGAACAGATCATGTAGCTTATTGTATTGAGAAGAAGCTCTAGTACCTTATAACTTTGGCTTTATCTCAAGAAATTTGTTACCTATCTAAACATTCAAGACATGCTTCGAAATTTGGGATATAGTCTGGCCTTTGGagtcatttcatctcattaaatTTATATGAAGATCTGGTTATGAGTTACAGTTAAAACTGATACTAGTTTCAGCAGGAGTTCTTATCAAAAGGACAAACTAATTTCAATGGAAGTGAATAAAGGGGAATAATTGAGACGGGGAGAACAACAAAGCCTTTTGAAAGAATATATCTCCAAAGGAGTAGGGTACCAGTGATGTTTCCCATGGCCAATGAAATTGTAACAATTGTTTgcattagcattttcttttctcctgtTTTTTGGGAGAACTAGTCATGTTATCATgtttacttaaaagaaaaaactagttGTGTTATCATGTTTCTTTTGAGGCTTATAAATCATTAAAGCTTCATTACAAGTTTGGATAGGGTCCATCCGAAAAGTTTTTTTTGGCTCTTTCCCTTAAAATTACATGCACTCTTGCACTGTATTGTCTATCTACAAATAaccttgaaaagaaaataagcaaTGAATGTGGAGTGTTTTTCGT
Above is a genomic segment from Juglans microcarpa x Juglans regia isolate MS1-56 chromosome 1D, Jm3101_v1.0, whole genome shotgun sequence containing:
- the LOC121263591 gene encoding ACT domain-containing protein ACR10-like, producing MGVLYEDVVEIRLAEKAGDPTVITVNCPDKTGLGCDLCRIILLFGLSISRGDASTDGKWCYIVFWVMGRPTTRWALLKKRLLEVCPSYLSTSGISYFRPENQQPKQPDVFLLKFWCCYDRKGLLHDVTEVLCELELTIKRVKVSTTPDGRVMDLFFVTDTRELLHTKKRQEETIHHLRVALRDTIMSCEIELVGPEVTACSQGSPFLPSAITGDMFSLELPNGRPSGSIASNPISVTMDNTLSPSHTLVQIHCQDHKGLVYDIMRTLKDYNIQVSYGRFFVNSKRSCEVELFVRQADEKKIIDPNKQNSLCSRLRMELLRPLRVSVVSRGPDTELVVANPVELSGRGRPLVFYDVTLALKMLNTSIFSVEIGRHMISGREWEVYRILLDEGDGCSLSRKKLEEGVRNRLMGWE
- the LOC121263679 gene encoding probable cysteine protease RD19D — protein: MNGQGSTLTCTVCVAVLTCALTLSVALHDTPQNSNIFQVTARKFLDNDLLGTERNFEVFMETYGKRYATREEYLHRLGIFGKNMIRAAQHQALDPTAVHGVTPFSDLSEEEFERLYTGVRGGPQITVVRESVSLPEEAEVRGLPESFDWREKGAVTEVKLQGLCGSCWAFSTTGAVEGANFIATGKLLNLSEQQLVDCDHTCDATEKTACDNGCRGGLMTNAYKYLMEAGGLEEETSYPYTGKRGECMFKSEKIAVKVVNFTTIPVDENQIAAYLVNDGPLAVGLNAVFMQTYIGGVSCPLICGKKWVNHGVLLVGYGAKGFSILRFGNRPYWIIKNSWGKKWGENGYYRLCRGHGMCGMNTMVSAVATQVS